The following DNA comes from Cryomorphaceae bacterium.
CAAATTCGCCCAGCGCCGAAATAGGGGTTTTGTCTTTGTTTTCAAGCATGGGAGCAAAGGTAGGAGGTTTTGGGGAGTGTCAATCAATGGATATGGTGCAGCAGATGATGGGAGACTCGCACCGATTAAATTAAGAACAGCGGCTACTATGCCCTTCAAAATGGACCACGCAAATGCCGGGTTTGCGAACCGGTGGGCAGTGATTCTTCATCCTTAAGACAAACGCCGCACTCCTTACAAAGTACGCCCGATGCGGAATAACCTCTTTTTTTCGGTTAACTTTCGCCACCTTGCGCATACGAGCAATCCAAAACGGGCGTTTAGCATAACTCCATGAGTCTTTACTCACAAAAACAACGTTGGAAACTGCTGCTGCTATCACTGGCTGCAGTTATTATTGGGGTATCCATGTGGTACTCCAACCTGATGGTTACCAATGTTCGGACGGATGAACGCCGCAAGGTAGAGCTTTGGTCGCAAGCTATTGAACAACGCGCAACACTTGTAAACTATACCAACAAGCTGTTTGATACCCTCCGAAATGAGGAGCGCAAAAAAATGGATACCTGGGCCAAGGCAACAGCTCGAATCAATGTGGCAAGCAACGAAGAGCTTACCTTTTTGATTGATATCATCACCAAAAACACCACCATTCCGGTAATCATTGCTGACGCTGCAGGGAACATAGTCACAGACCACAACCTTCCCGATCATTATTCTCATGAACAGAAGACAGAGGCGCTGCAGAAAATGAAGAACCAATACCCGCCCATTGAGATTGACATTTACGCGGGTATGAAGCAGTATTTGTACTACCGTGACTCGCGTATTATCACAGAGCTTGAGGATGTGCTGGGCGACATTATCAATTCATTTATCAACGAAACGGTGATCAACGCGGCTTCTGTGCCGGTCATTCTCACCGACTCTACCATGACAAGAGTCATCAGTCATGGAAACATTGATCCTGTTGTGATGGCCGATTCGCTGCAGCTTCAGGAGAGAATTCGCACCATGGCATTGGCAAACCCGCCTATACAAGTAATGCTGGGCGATCAACAGCATTTAATTTTTCACGAAGACTCTGTGATTCTCACCCAGCTGCGTTATTACCCCATCGTACAATTTGTGATTATCGGACTCTTTTTGCTCATTGCTTATTTGCTGTTTAGTACCTTCCGAAAAGCTGAGCAAAACCAGGTTTGGGTGGGTATGGCCAAAGAAACCGCGCACCAGTTGGGTACTCCGCTCAGCTCGCTGATGGCATGGGTGGAACTGCTCGACGCAAAAGGCGTGGATGAAGAAACCCTCAAAGAGCTGCAGAAAGACATTGACAGATTAAACACCGTAACCGAGCGCTTTTCGAAAATCGGTTCCAAAACCGAACTTGAACGCCTCAATGTGCGCGAAGTAGTTCACGCCACACTGCGCTATTTGGCACCGCGGGTCAGCAGTAAAGTGCAATTCAGCATTGCGCCCGACGAAGAAACCGAAATCATGGGACAGGTAAATGCGCCTCTTTTTAGCTGGGTGATAGAAAACCTCTGCAAAAATGCCATTGATGCCATGAACGGCGAAGGCTTCATTCATGTTGAAATTTTTGAAGAAGGAGCCTGGGTGATTATGGACATAACTGACACGGGAAAAGGTATTTCGAGAGCAAATCTCAAGGCCGTTTTTAAGCCCGGCTATACCACCAAGAAAAGAGGGTGGGGACTGGGTTTATCGCTCTCCAAGCGCATTATTGAGAACTATCACCACGGCAAAATTTTCGTGAGGCGCTCAGAGTTGAACAAGGGAACCACTTTCCGCATTCAACTGCGCAGGTGATGGCCGGAGTGTACTTTCATATTCCTTATTGCAAAAAGGCCTGTCACTATTGCGACTTTCATTTTTCTACCAACACACGTACCCGCTCCGCCATGGTAGATGCCATGGTGCGTGAGCTGCAATTGCGCCATCACAGCCTGAAGGAACGGAGCATAGAAACCATCTACTTTGGCGGTGGTACGCCCAGCTTGCTAAGCCAAGCGGAAATCCAAAACCTGATTCAGGCCGTAGCGCAACACTTTGTCATATCAGACGATGCTGAAATTACCCTTGAAGCCAATCCCGACGATCTTCAACCCGAAACCCTGAGCGCTTTGCGCAGCGCAGGCATCAACCGGCTGAGCATCGGAATCCAATCGTTTTTCAATGAGCACCTGCGCTGGATGAACCGCGCGCACAGTGCGGAACAAGCCAAACGATGTATTCCGCTGGCACACGAGGCAGGTTTTCAAAATATTACTGCTGATTTGATTTATGGTTTCCCGGGGCTTTCCGACGAGCAATGGGATGAAAACATTTCTACACTCATCGCACTTGGTGCACCGCACATTTCATGCTACAGCCTTACCGTTGAGCCCGGCACCGCGCTGCATCATTTTGTTGAAAGCGGCAAGCAACCTGCGCCCGATGATGACGCACAGGTACGGCATTTTCTGCACCTGGTTCAACGCCTTACCGGGGCCGGTTATGAACATTACGAGGTGTCGAATTTTGCGATTCCCGGTTATCGCTCAAGGCACAACAGCGCCTATTGGAGCGCTGCGCCTTTCCTCGGAATCGGGCCGTCGGCACATAGTTTTACAGGAACCGAGCGCTGCTGGAACATCGCCAACAATCACCAGTATCTGAAAAGCATAGAGCAGGGGCAATTACCTCTCACGTGCGAGCCGGTAACCCAACAAACAGCCTGTAATGAGTATTTGCTAACGGGTTTGCGAACGGCCGCAGGTATAGACCTCAACCACGTGAAGACTCATTGGAGCTACCCCGTTGAAGAACGTTTTGCAAGCTACATTCAAGGTCTGGTAAACAACGGCAGAGCGACCTGCAGTCAAGGTAAACTCAAGCTCACCACCGAGGGCATGCTCTGGGCAGATGCCATTGCTGCTGAGTTTTTTCAAA
Coding sequences within:
- a CDS encoding sensor histidine kinase, with protein sequence MSLYSQKQRWKLLLLSLAAVIIGVSMWYSNLMVTNVRTDERRKVELWSQAIEQRATLVNYTNKLFDTLRNEERKKMDTWAKATARINVASNEELTFLIDIITKNTTIPVIIADAAGNIVTDHNLPDHYSHEQKTEALQKMKNQYPPIEIDIYAGMKQYLYYRDSRIITELEDVLGDIINSFINETVINAASVPVILTDSTMTRVISHGNIDPVVMADSLQLQERIRTMALANPPIQVMLGDQQHLIFHEDSVILTQLRYYPIVQFVIIGLFLLIAYLLFSTFRKAEQNQVWVGMAKETAHQLGTPLSSLMAWVELLDAKGVDEETLKELQKDIDRLNTVTERFSKIGSKTELERLNVREVVHATLRYLAPRVSSKVQFSIAPDEETEIMGQVNAPLFSWVIENLCKNAIDAMNGEGFIHVEIFEEGAWVIMDITDTGKGISRANLKAVFKPGYTTKKRGWGLGLSLSKRIIENYHHGKIFVRRSELNKGTTFRIQLRR
- the hemW gene encoding radical SAM family heme chaperone HemW; this translates as MAGVYFHIPYCKKACHYCDFHFSTNTRTRSAMVDAMVRELQLRHHSLKERSIETIYFGGGTPSLLSQAEIQNLIQAVAQHFVISDDAEITLEANPDDLQPETLSALRSAGINRLSIGIQSFFNEHLRWMNRAHSAEQAKRCIPLAHEAGFQNITADLIYGFPGLSDEQWDENISTLIALGAPHISCYSLTVEPGTALHHFVESGKQPAPDDDAQVRHFLHLVQRLTGAGYEHYEVSNFAIPGYRSRHNSAYWSAAPFLGIGPSAHSFTGTERCWNIANNHQYLKSIEQGQLPLTCEPVTQQTACNEYLLTGLRTAAGIDLNHVKTHWSYPVEERFASYIQGLVNNGRATCSQGKLKLTTEGMLWADAIAAEFFQND